tattgaataataatgaaattaatggTAAAATTACTGCTGTAATTCTTCTTATTGTACAATTATCAATTGCAAGCATATCAGAACTGAATCTACTTAAAATCTTACCAACTGAATTGATATAAAAGAACCAAAATGGTGCATATACAATCTTATTAAGAAAGATTTCATGAGATTTTTTTGCAGCTTCAATACCACCAATAGCTTCAccaatatatataattaaactTATAATACTTTCAATTAATACTGCCAAAGTAGCATTAAAACAGAATCTATAAAGATATGATTCTGTAATTTGAATCTGACTTGATCTGCTTACATATAACAGCTCAAgaattttatcaataataacttttattACACATCCTAAAGTAAAAACAATCATCCATTTTGGTCCAATCAATTTAAAGTACCAAAAAtaagatgaaaatgaaaatctGCTccttatattattattctgaTCCTTAAATTCTTCACCTTCTCTGGAATTTAAAAGCTCAGTAAATTGATTATCagtattatttgaatcatcatttaaatttaaagattctAATTCAATACCTTTAAAATATGGTGTATTTGGAACAAGATCATCTCCTACTAATTCTTGATCaagtaatatatttcttgatTCTTTAAGATAATCAGAATAAGATCCACTCCATTCTACTTTACCATCATTTAATACACAaacattaaatttgaatccaTTGTAATTCAAAGCTTCATAAAATGATGAGTTATTATCGATTGGTGATGAAGATAAAGAAGAAGGtgatgatgaatttgaGCATGATTTAGGTATTGTTGATAAATTCTGCTCATTTGAACAAGAAAGGGAATTACTATTCATATTATCAATCAAATtcttatcattattatataaatgcTGAATATTTGCCATATAATGATGAAGGCTATCAATACTTATTGTAACAATAGAAGAAACTGTTAATAAAAGTCCATTTGGTCCAAATAATCgattaaatatttggaatcCAACTTTTGGATCAACACTGACAAATACatcatcaaataaataaagtaagGACTCAAATTGTTGAGGATTTTCAGAATCTATATAAAATTTGTTCTTGGAAAAAGCTGAATATCTTATTGGAAGAGAATATAAAGCTCTAGCTAAAGAAATTCTAGCTCTTTGTCCACCACTTAATGAACATCCACCTTCATCTACAACTCTAAGATCACCACGTTGCCAAGATGAAAAGTCTTCTTTAAGTTGGCAGCAATCAACAATTAGTTCATATTTTTCACGATTCCATTCTCTTCCAAGTAAAATTGCTGATCTAACACTACCACTAGGAATCCATGGAAGTTGTGGTGAATAAGATATAATGGAATTTGTTTCTCTTGGTCTaacataaatatttgatgcTGATGGTCTAATTTCATTAAGTATTGCTTTAATAAGAGAAGATTTTCCACAGCCTGGTTCTCCTACAAGGAAAATACATTCTCTTAACTTTaatgatatattaatatttcttaaagTTGATTTTGTGAAAGAATCATTATATGGTTTACTATTCCAAGTAAATACaccattttcaattaaaaccattaaatttaaagggaaattattatttgaaaaatctgaattcatatttgtattatataTACCTGGTAAATGTGATAATTCTTCATCgtcttcttcatcttcatcatctaTTCTACTATAAGATTCTCTTCCAATAAGAGAAGTTGTTTCTGATATGTTTATATGTTTTGAAACAAAAGATGATACTGAAACTATGGCAGATTCGGATATTGATGAAgatatatttgaagatgaaattccattatttaaattggagaatttattattatcatgaTTATGATGATTATTACGATTATTAtggttattattaatattattattatcacaattataattcattttaatGGAATCATTAAGTCTAAAGTGATTAATactactattattattaatattattattcttattgAATTTTGACCTATTATTATCACTGGAGTACTTTCTTCTTTCAATTGGATGCTTTGCAATGAAATTTTCATATCTTTGAATAGAAACAATAccttcaataatattagttgGAAGACTTCTAATTTTGGATGAAAGTTGCATAAGTATTTGAAGGGAAGAAGCACCTGTATATGCAAAATTACTTTTACCATCagaataatatattaaataaaaagttgATAGCATAAATAGTATATATTGTGAATAAActtttaaatgataatcAATAAAAGCAGCAATTCGACTATATATAAATCTTCTTTTATTCCAATAAAGTTCTTCTTCTCTAGATTTGGTAACTCTAGAGATAGCAACATCTTCTAAACCAGTAAGTCTAACAAATCTCATATCACTAAGAATTTCATGACATCTATCAATTCTTTTATCTCTATTAACCATAAAAGGTTCTTTATTGAATGCaccaataatttcaaataagaAACTTAATCCAAACATAATACAAAAAGATAATATAGTCGGTAAAGCTGAAGAACTTCCAAGTACTTTTGATAATACATACCATGacataattaatttgattggtaatgataataaatcaacaaatacaccaaaaaatatttcaatagcAGCAGCATCaccaattattaaattaaatatatttgatgaTTCATTTGCAGCGTTACTATTAGAAAATTTTACTTCATTTTGTCTTAATAGAAGAGATTTTCTACAAGATGAAGgtttttttgaagattctATCATAAAAGTAGTAGATAAAGGTAATTCTGGATACATTTCTTTATGCCTAATAACTCGATCAAGTGCAATCCATATAAGTGAACCTTCAATTCGAACACAAAGTCTAGATACAATTATTCTTGAATGACAGTCAAAGAATGATTTGAATAATACGGTTGAAAACATATATAATGAAGAGATGATTGCATTAATAGTTGAAGAAGAGGTTGAAAAATATGATAAAAAAATGGATGATAGAATGACCAATATATCAAAACATAATCTGAGTAAAAGAGCTTCAAGTGTTGGTCTCCAGAGTGTTTTAATAAGAGGTctataaatacaaaatctttcatttctatatattgatcttttttcttcatcttctatAGCTAAAGATAATTTACTAACCCAATAATCAAGTctatcattttcaaataattctgGAAGAtcattaatagaattaattcttggtttattaatattaagaagATATGGATTAATGAAGCCAAAAGCAGAAGAATTCCATAATTTTGTCAAATATGACCTGAAACtcattatattatatttctatGAGGAGTTGAGATTTCTGCCTCAATAGaatattttgtaattttggattccaaatattattatttataatttatcaCTTTTTCTGTCAATCCTTACCTATtcagaataataaattattattatcagaCATTGACACGGGACGCCATccattttaaataattcaacgatatatatattatttgccttaaaataataatatatatggCCAAGCCTAATGTTGGCGCGCGCGCCAATTAGGGTATCGGagttatatatatatatatataaataatcaatttaattaaCTTTGAAGGAGTGAAGAagaacttttttttaaatctaGTTAAATTGAAGGATTTTGTCATGCAAAAATggtgagaaaaaaaaatcatcatctaaaaaaagaaattttgggttgtatatatatttatataatattaagttCAAGAATaagattaaataatataatgattgaaagaaaaatatggAAAGTAATATgtagaaaataaatcaacaaaaaaatgagctttgaaactaataattattgttattattactgAATAATAGATATcagaattttttaaaaaattaacaaatgTTTTTAAATGGTTtacaataatttaaaaaattaatagaatgattaaataattaaagggaataagaaattgaaaaaaaatttgcatgtatttgcatgcatgcaaatataaatgaaattacgtattgaaataataatttaaaaaaaaaaaaaaagttaagtTATTGAGAATCAtactaatattttatattgattattttaaatcacTTAGTTCATtccaaatataattattaggCAATTCTCCAAATTGTTTATATATAACTTTATGAAGCTggttatttttaataatccaaaaaatGTCACAATTATCGAAAATACCAATATCATgagtaataattaaagaaggACAATGTTTGAAGGTggaattaatgatattatgAATAGATGGAGTTTCAAatgttttattattatatgaaAAAGTAACATTATATGGAGGTTCATCAATAAGtaataattgatattttaatgGTGATATgataaattgaataaaagaTAGGTACCTAATTTgagaatttgataatattattgtattATGTATGGATTGATTTCTTTGGAAATTATgatcaaaattatattcattagAATCTTGTGAAATTATAATAGTTTCTAACTTTAAAGGAAGTAAGAGAATGAAatccaataatttaatCTTATTTAAAGCTTCTAGTATAAGATGATCAGAATATTGAGAAAAAGGGTCTAATAAAGATCTAATTGTATAACCATCCATAAAAAGATTTTCTTGAGGAAGTAATGCAATAAGttgatttttattcttaatattattaattttaacaTTATTAAGTAAAATAGTTCCATTTGTTTGTAAATGTAAACCcataattgaattaataagaGATGATTTACCTGATCCAGTTCTTCCAATAATACCAATTATATTTCCTGGATATGCTTTTAAAATaccattaattaataataaagtttcaaattttaaGTTATCAATagattctttattaaattctctTGAAATAGAgaaataattcaaagtaGAAATTTGTAAATCTTTGATAAATAAACCTTGTTGATTATAAGAATCTTGTAGACTATGATTTTCTGGAAAAATAGGTACAATATTAACAAGAGTACTAAAATGATTCATATGTTCGAtatcatttgaattaaattgaGGAGGTATTTGTTCTTGATTATTGTtatattcttcaatatAAGAATTTTGctcatttttttgtatatatTCATTCAATAATGTAAAAGTTTCAATGTAATTTTTAATCCTTTCAACTGAACACATTTCTTTCTCTAATTGTAcgaatttatatattaaagaagaaatagaTTCTGCAATAGAAaggaaataatatatacaGATAAATGCTGAACTTGATTGACTTTGAAATCCTAActgaattaatataatatttaatataatccCAACAGGAGTCATTGCAATATTCATCCAAAACCCTGCCCATTGAGTTGAAGCAAGCTGTATATATCTAAccttaatatataaatcaatattttcactAGCTTGACTTCTAAGCATTTCTTGTTTTCTAAGCATTGCAATTGTTAAACCTCCAAGCTGTGTTCCAGAAAATATTCCACATATTGAGGAAAAAAGAGATATTGAAAACCTCTGATATTCCCTATAagatgaaataaatttaagGCATATCGGCTTTATAATAAGCATTATCCatataagaaaaaatggtGTAAAATAAGGAAATGTATatacaataaatattgtCTGACCTATGATTGTCAATACTGGTGCTAAACTGGAAATAATTGACTTCACAATACATGTATCTATAATCAACATATCACCCCCAATCCTATTCAATATAATATGTATTGGTATTATATTTggtatttttattaataaagaatcgAATATACttttataaatttcatTGGCGCCAAAAGTGCATGCAATAGCCTCTAAAATAAAGACCAGCCCGCCAAAAGTCAAACTGAGACCAGTAGAAAGAGAATATAATAGAAGAAATCTTTTAAGGGTGTGTGCATGCGTTGAATTTCCAGTAAAAAGCAATTCACTAAGTCTTTCAAGTGCTGATTTGGAAAGTAATATAAAcatgataataataatgattggCCTTCCAACTTTAGAGAGATACCAATTATAGCTATTTAGGGAAATATGTCCTTTATTAAcaactttttctttaaatgaattaataatagaggaattattattagaaataagtTTGTCAGATTCTGtgttttggcgggaaattTCTGGATAATGATTAAAATTCATTGTataagaattattttgaacATTATAGATTGGATCAGAGTGTGTATGATTAGGGTTTTTTGGGGAGAAGATCATATGATGATGGTCATTATTAACAAGAGTATCAATACGAGTATCTGTAAAAATAGattcaaaatcattaatGAGAACTTGTTGAGGgattttgaaagaatttggtgaataattaaaatgatcaatgcataaataatgaaaggAGTTGTATAGATTCAATGAGGGTTTAGAATCTAGAGTAGAGGAGTATTTAAGGAAGTTGGAGAGTGATCTTTGGTCAATTGTGATGATTACTGAAGAATTTGAGAGAATTCCATTGCTATTAAAGAGATTGTAAAAGAGTTTATTAGCAACAAAATGGTCCAAATTGGAGAATAtatcatcaaaaataaacaaaGGACAATATTCTGATTTAGAATTGGAGTCCATATTAGAGAAAAAGAAGTAAAGAGTTCTTGCAATACATATTCTGGTTTTTTGTCCTTTACTTAAAATACTCCCTCCTTCGTCAATTTGCTTTAAATCTCCCTCTTTCCATTGTTGAAAGTCTGTTACTAAGTTGCAGCATTCAATAATTCTCATATAGCGATCTTCTATATACTCTgatccaaataatattattgatctTACAGTACCAGAAGGTATCCATGGTATTTGTGAAACATATCCTATTGGTagattatttaaaagataataGTTATAGTAAAAATGCCCATATTCATGTTCATTCATATTATTCAGAAGAagattttcatttaatagtattttttgaatgaatGTAGTTTTTCCAGATCCTGATTCTCCAATCACAAAAACCTTTTCtccttttttaatttgcaCTGATAAATCCTTGAAATGATCATCAGTAATAACTGATCTCAAGTCTACCTCATCTGCTAACAGTTTTGTATTCTCGTTTTTATCCTCATAGCTTTTGTCTTGCTCATTTTTGTCATTATTAGCTATGAATTCATTCGATACCTTGTTTAGTTCAATAAATCTCGATCCTTTAAAATCAAGAATAACGTCCTTGTCACActcttttttattcttcAAGTTCTTAAATTCAGCTTTAAACCACTTTTCATCAATCTCAGTGTTCTTTAAAAACTCTTGAAATCTTCTAAAGGAAATAAATCCCTCTATCATATTAGAAGGAAGCCCTCTAATGGAAGAAACTGTGAAAAATATGTTTAATACTGTAACTCCTGTTGGGCCAAGACTctttaaagatttattctcaaattttgaataatcaTTTATCACTTTTGATATATAAGATACAAAAAGAACCAATTGAGAAATTGCTTGTACATGATAATCTAAAAAGGTACCGATCTGAATTAGTATTAATCTTAATCTATTATAAAATGTCTCCATTCTTCTAATCTCAAAGATCTGATTCTTAATCTTAGTTTCTTGTCCAAGCAACCATATTTGAGTAATCTGTCTAAGCATTTCATGAGTTTTTGAAATTCTTATATCACGATACCTCATAAAAGGAGCTTTAAATAACGAACCAATAAtctgaagaaaaaaacCCAATGAgaaaactattaaaaatgTTAATACAGCACTTGTTGCCACTGATCCTACATgttcttttaataaaatccaagttaaaagaaatcttattggaaatattaataaatctaaaGTTGATGttattaaatttggaaaaCTTGAACAATCTGCCAAAACtatattcattatattcGAAGAACTTGCATTCTTTAATCTCTCAGTATCCTTTAAACCtttctcattttttatCCTCCACTTCTCACTATTATATGAATAAAACAATCTTGAATAAGATAACCTCAATAGAAAAGCTTCAATACTAAAAGCTAATTTCCCACTATGAAATCTATTTTgagattcaaatataagGCGGGCCAAATATATCATTATTGCTTTCACTCCAAAACTTGCATTCTCTCTAGGAGTCTCAGATTTCATAAAACTGGTTAAAtaacttgaaaatataaatgatACAAAAACATTTCCtatctttaataaagttACTCCTAAAATTGCTTGCCATTTTGCTTCAATAATTCTCCTTAACAGATTTTCTGAGTTTATCACGCCattattcaataaactCTCAGTATTAATATATGATTCATTTACATACTCATCCAGATATTCACCTTCTAATTCTAAAATTGtcttctttttaaaaagtatCCTTTCACAAAAATATGGAGTTACCCAAAAGAATGAaatcttttgaaatattttttttgttttcttaaaaaatCCATTATTGCAATACTTTGCCTCTTCTAAACATGAAGATTCTTTCATATTTAACTGTGTGAGtattatattcttcattaaactaaataaacaaattcCACATTATAGAAAGaataaaacttttaaaCATCTATCAAGACGTTCTGATAAATTGTTCAATAATTGAGCTTTTATTTCCACCCCAAATCTTGCAAATCCTCTAGATTCTCTTTTTCGCAAATAATAGATGCAAATTTATGCTTTTCTGCTATTACATAGATAAGAAAAATTCCTGTGTATAGTATCGATTTTCTATTTGTATCAAACAACCTTATATTACTTAGTTCATACGCaattttaacttttttccgctttttttttcttttggatttttttttctttttttttacgTTAATCTTTGACTATAACTCTGCAGAAAAGGCGCCAAACTTCGGTACCCTCTCTTTAAAAATGCTAGTATCGGGGggaaaaacaaaaaaaaaaaaaaaagaaatttagtgtgaaaatataattataaaacCAACTATATATAGGACAAGAATGGAGACTTGTCTAtctcaatattttctcatatattaacaataaggatcaatatattcaataacagtaatatattaaatcagTACTATCATATTAGTTTCGATTAAGcaaatcttcaatatcatttttgTTTAGTATTTTTGCTTGCTTCAAACTCCACACATTCAGTTTCTGCAGTTTGAAAAAGCTGTAACATTTGATCCTgagaaaaatttgaattcaaatCAGTCTCGAATAATATCCGTCCTTTCCCCAGTACCCATACTTTTTTACAATTTTGTAAAGACGCTGCATGATGAGCAACTACAAAAACTGTACAATGAGGGAAATATTGTCTTAATAATTGATGTATAGGTACATAATCAATAGTATCTTCTTGAAATACATCAGGTGGAGGCTCATCAACTAGAATTAATCTGTAGCTCTTTGCATTTAAAACTAATCTTGCTAATGATAAATATCTTAATTGAGAATCTGATAAATATCTCTCATCGTCTGGAGTCTCAGAATGACTTGAATTTATACAGTTAGTCATCTTTGATTTTTGTTCTGTCTTGATTGAATTCtctgaaatattattactattatatGTAGCTCCTGAACTATTATCTGGTACTATTACAGCATCAAGCATCTTCCCACCTGGTAACGACCTAATTAAACTTGATAAACCACATAAATTAAGAGCATCCCAAATATCATCCTTTGAGAATTTTTGGTATGGATCTAAAAAGTTGCGAACTGTCCAACCTTTCAGAATTAAGGGTACCTGTGGAAGAATACCtatcaatttatttctatctTCATTACTCATTTGATCAATTGGAATATTATCTAAAAATACTCTGCCATTAGTTATTGGAACTAAACCTAAAATTGCCTGTAAAAATGTTGATTTACCACTACCTGTTCTGCCTATTACTCCAATATGTTCGTTTGGACCAGTGCAAGCATTCATCTTATTAATTGCTGGAGGGAAGTAAATTTCATCAGGATTATCTGCTGGATTACTATTTGGACGTCTATATCTAACCTCTAAATCAATGATCTTTACACCactttttatattttctatattctTCTCTTGTTTTTCTATATCTTCAACCTTACATGGAGAAGAAAATGGTAAATTATAAATCTTCTCCTTATTCAAAATCTCATAATATTGATGTAACCTCTCCACAGAAATCATCTCTTTCTCCATATTTACATATGATGTTATTGTCATACCAATATTTGAAGCAATTGATTCTGAGTAATATAATGCTATACCAACAATACCAGCCCCTGGACCTGATCCTAATCTTGTATTCATATCGGATGTCTGACCTTCTAATAAAGTATCTGATGGACTAGAAAAGAAATCAGAAATTAAAGCGGTGAAAAAGTTTGAAGACATTGCTGTTAATGGAAAAGTTAAAAGTTGAGTTCTTAAAGAAGACCATTCTTTTGAACATAGTTGCATAAATTTAGCTCTTTGAACCATATCAATAATCTCGGTACCCTGTAACATATAATGATCTTGAGCACGAAAGGCTCTAATTATTGGCCCTCCACTCATTGCTTCAGAGAATACTCCACATAATGGTGAATATAATACAAGACACATTCTTTGAAGTTCACGGGAAGATCTTGAAAAATATCTTGCAACTGCATAATAAATACCCAATCCAATCAttggaaaaagaaatactACTGAAGGTTCTGCTGATACTACTACAATACATTGAAATAAAACATTCATTGCTCCAACTAAAACCGTAGCAATCTTCATTATTGGGATATTATCTACCATAAGTAGATCTGTACTGAATCTACTAAGAACTCTACCAACAGGGTTAGAATCAAAAAAGTTTAATGGAGCATTTAAAACATCAACCAATAAATTATCATGAATTTCTATGGCTGCTTTAATACCACAAATTGCTTCTCCAATAAAAACCATTGAGCTCACAGCTAATTGTATTAGTgctaaaataatataaattaatgcAAATTTTTTACCCTCAAAGATGGATTTGTCAACATCAGTAAGAGGAGCTCTTGAAGTATATGAACCCATATAATAATCTGTACCTTTATCAAACATAGTTTTTGAATAacataatataaataatgcTATAGTCCAACTCCATTTAAGCTTTGAAAAGTACCAATAATAAGTCTTCTTTGAAACCATACCAGTAACTCTCCCCTCTTTTTCCATAACCTTTCTTAAAGTCTCACATTTAGTTGAAGGATTCGTAGATAGATAcattgtattattattcgtTGTAGTGTCAtatttattgttattattataagaAAAATCATCATCGTTACTAAATTCCTCAGAATGAGGTCcattatctttattagTAATATCCAAATTTATACATCTCCAATCTGAAAGATAAGATTGGTACATTCCAAAGAATTGAGGAGAGCCATCATCTAGAACAAGAATTTTTGGATTAAAATCCTTGAGCAGTTTACTAGTACTCATTAAGAATGATAGAATTGTATGATCAATAGATAATATTGTAGCAacttttcttaataatCCATTTTtaccaaataattttttaaatattgttttaCTAACTCCAGGATCCAAGCTTACAAAAATATCATCGAGTAGATATAAAATAGAATCTTGAGAAGAAGGTAAACAGGAGATTGATAGATTACTATTATTGTAAGATGAGCTTTCAGATTCTATTATAGGTTCTGATAAAGGAGAAGATTCTTGATTATAAAATAAGTAATCAGGAAGAGAATATAAAGCTCTAGCTAAACAAATCCTAGCTCTTTGTCCTCCACTTAATGAACAACCTCCTTCATCAACAATTCTTAAGTCTCCATCTTGCCAGGATTTGAAATCTTGATTAAGCTGACAACAATCTAATATAACATCATATTTAAGCTGATTAAGAGGTCTACCAAATAGaatgatatttttgataCTTCCGTTAGGAATCCAAGGTATCTGAGATGCATAAGCTATAGGACTTTTAGTTTCTCTTGGTTGAACATAAGTTAATCCAGTTTCTTGAACAATTTCATCTAATACAGCATTCATTAAAGAAGTTTTTCCACTTCCTGGTGATCCAACAACAATAATAGTTTCCCCAAGAGATAATGATAAgttaatattctttaatttaaatcttGTATCAGAGTTATTTAAAACAGAAGTTGTACTGAATTCATAATTTCGATTAAGTAGATGAGTATGTTCATTAGCTGTATCATTATTATACTTATTCCTTTTACGTGTTTCTTTATTCCAAGTATATGATGAATTTCTCATAACAACAACATCCTTACTGGTTATATCTTTTAGATTGGCTAGATGATTACCTTTATTGCTAGTAGTATATCTTGAATagatatttgaatttgtatGATGATCAAAATTCCCAATAATAGAATCTTCTGGAGCTTCTTTATCAGAGATAGATGATAAGGTTTGATATCTAAGGGAAAAAAGTCTTGTAGAATCAGGAGAACTTGTGTTTTCTCTATCATCAGTAATTAGTCTAGAATTTGCAATATTTCTGGTATCATCAAGAGAATTGGCGCCAGAATTGTGCATGCATGCACGTTCAATAGGAGTAGGGGTTTTTGTATTAGGTGAAAGATCATGGAAATTATTGGATGTAATGGAGTGTGAATAACAATGTCTGAGATCAAGAGGTCTAGATCTAAGAAATGATTGGAATCtattaaatgaaatgaGTGCTTCAATAGTGGCAAAAGAATACATGGATAAATTTCTGCAAGGACCAAGTAAGGAGAACAATACTTTTAGAGTAGTAACTCCAACAGAGGCTGGAATAACGAGAGGGACATTATGTTCCCTAGAGTATTGAATTCCTTTATATACTGCAAGTAAGAATAGAACAAGTTGAGCAATTCCAGACATTTGATATCCAATCCAATTACCAACTAAAGATAATGTATTACGAATTTTGTTAGCTTTCATTTCAACTTGTCTACATTTCATGACTCTATCAGTAGCAATATTTTGATACCCCATCATTTGTAAAGTTCTGACTTCACTAAGAACTTCATGGCATCTATCAATACGTTTATCTCTAGCTGACATGAAAGGTGCTTTATAAGTTGATGCAATAATTTGGCATGTAAATGATATGATTAAGAATACAATTAATGTAAAGATTCCAACAATGGTTGTAGAGGATCCAAGAGAATCTTTGAGTACAAAATATGCAATAATAAGTCTCAAAGGGAAAATAAAGCATTCAATTGCATTAATAAGGAATCCCTCAACAGCTAATGTATCAACAACGATAAGATTAAATACATTTGATGATATAACAGCCTCACTGTCTTGGATTCCTCTAGACTCTGCATGACGTAGAATAATGGATTTTCGTGCAGATTTTCCAATAGCAGATTCTTCAAATGATATTGCAGAAGTCTTCCAATGGACAACTCTTCTAAAAGTcatagaaattaatgaagcTTGTATTCTTAAGCTAACTCTTCCACACCAATAACTATATTGAGTTTCCACAAGTATTTTGAGTAACGTAAGTACAATAAATACACTTCCCATATAGTAGTTgtttttgttattattaagattatttttatttgaggAATCAGGTTCTAAGCTTGAAACAAAACTTCTCAATGATAATGTAGCTAATGTTTGCAAAACATCAAAAAAGACTTTCAAGAGTAGAACCATAAGGCATTGAAACCAAAAAACCTTAATTAAAGGCTTGTATATTCTTAAACCTTTTCCTTTAAGTTTACTGATTCTTTCTTCTTGATTGACAGCcttttctaaataattagTCCATATTGGAATGTCATCATTTGCAGGTAGACGAGGGAGATCATCAGTGTTAACTCCTGGTCCTAAGAACTTAGACATCCAAGGTGACAACCAAGTAAAAAATAGCTTACTCCATAGGGTATTACCC
The Cryptosporidium parvum Iowa II chromosome 2, whole genome shotgun sequence genome window above contains:
- a CDS encoding ABC transporter, with 12 x transmembrane domains and 2x AAA domains (transcripts identified by EST) codes for the protein MSFRSYLTKLWNSSAFGFINPYLLNINKPRINSINDLPELFENDRLDYWVSKLSLAIEDEEKRSIYRNERFCIYRPLIKTLWRPTLEALLLRLCFDILVILSSIFLSYFSTSSSTINAIISSLYMFSTVLFKSFFDCHSRIIVSRLCVRIEGSLIWIALDRVIRHKEMYPELPLSTTFMIESSKKPSSCRKSLLLRQNEVKFSNSNAANESSNIFNLIIGDAAAIEIFFGVFVDLLSLPIKLIMSWYVLSKVLGSSSALPTILSFCIMFGLSFLFEIIGAFNKEPFMVNRDKRIDRCHEILSDMRFVRLTGLEDVAISRVTKSREEELYWNKRRFIYSRIAAFIDYHLKVYSQYILFMLSTFYLIYYSDGKSNFAYTGASSLQILMQLSSKIRSLPTNIIEGIVSIQRYENFIAKHPIERRKYSSDNNRSKFNKNNNINNNSSINHFRLNDSIKMNYNCDNNNINNNHNNRNNHHNHDNNKFSNLNNGISSSNISSSISESAIVSVSSFVSKHINISETTSLIGRESYSRIDDEDEEDDEELSHLPGIYNTNMNSDFSNNNFPLNLMVLIENGVFTWNSKPYNDSFTKSTLRNINISLKLRECIFLVGEPGCGKSSLIKAILNEIRPSASNIYVRPRETNSIISYSPQLPWIPSGSVRSAILLGREWNREKYELIVDCCQLKEDFSSWQRGDLRVVDEGGCSLSGGQRARISLARALYSLPIRYSAFSKNKFYIDSENPQQFESLLYLFDDVFVSVDPKVGFQIFNRLFGPNGLLLTVSSIVTISIDSLHHYMANIQHLYNNDKNLIDNMNSNSLSCSNEQNLSTIPKSCSNSSSPSSLSSSPIDNNSSFYEALNYNGFKFNVCVLNDGKVEWSGSYSDYLKESRNILLDQELVGDDLVPNTPYFKGIELESLNLNDDSNNTDNQFTELLNSREGEEFKDQNNNIRSRFSFSSYFWYFKLIGPKWMIVFTLGCVIKVIIDKILELLYVSRSSQIQITESYLYRFCFNATLAVLIESIISLIIYIGEAIGGIEAAKKSHEIFLNKIVYAPFWFFYINSVGKILSRFSSDMLAIDNCTIRRITAVILPLISLLFNISYVSFIVPLTLPFEVILIIFILRYIGDRLLLTYRDAQRCALLALSPLCSIFSECLSGGAIIRAFDAERVYLDKCASFVEKLQRARFLQHCACQWAGLRMQLLTAPLTLIVSIIGIISPSYKAILALPLTYTISFAENINEIIFRLISLEKDMCSVGRIYEYVHLLDEDNKAHPQTILEDSAIPDTRQGILISDLEVRYRRPDYKVNELRTSSSKIQDEAQSCSDLNKIYYPPTLKNINEFAGPNDHIGIVGRSGSGKSTFIMALFGFIPATKGNIYLDGVPMNQMPSSTKRKIVGVLPQVPLILKGWTVRDFLDPEGQRSSEDLWEALRICCLSGTIRSLPGGKMLDTVLVPDANITTSTTVENNKKKKNNLNSDDCHDSITSLVARYLSDSQLRYLSLARLVVNARDYRLILVDEPPPDTFEDQTSARSYVPVHELLRTYFPHCTVFVVAHHAASLQNCNSIWVLGNGTIETVIHPKGIVSQKYLAGLLKNN